One genomic region from Vannielia litorea encodes:
- a CDS encoding serine/threonine-protein kinase — protein sequence MNALSPISSSSAVTGDELPPGTVLGGGQYTIERYLNGGGFGVTYLSRDSLGRPVVIKECFPGAMCCRRGASVRLRTTSNIGAFDQVLDLFKKEARALAALAHPNVVGVHQIFEENGTGYMALDYVDGPDLLDLYEKDPARFTPAELNRILLCLLDALRYVHDSGTLHRDISPDNILMGPDDAPILIDFGSARAGAARTSRILSQVFTVKDGYSPQEFYLTDSPQGRSSDLYALAATMYHLVTGAPPPHSNQRLAHVAEGKPDPYVPLRGNWPGFDGRFLEAIDQCLSVFPKDRMDSAGQWAAFLVAERRTGKPDTRTDEDAGIERRITDLVEETRKAIEEDRRKGVAHKQVRPRTVRAPAPPPRGRDPSYWAILNEDPQELAREAAAWRARETQRRTAQAEGAAMGEAEGVGATENATENGTEAGPEPHKGFSLAGLLGLRRDKGRP from the coding sequence ATGAACGCACTGTCACCAATCTCTTCTTCTTCTGCCGTCACCGGCGATGAACTGCCTCCGGGGACGGTGCTCGGCGGCGGCCAGTACACGATCGAGCGGTACCTCAACGGTGGCGGCTTCGGTGTGACCTATCTCAGCCGCGACAGTTTGGGCCGGCCGGTTGTTATCAAGGAGTGCTTTCCCGGCGCCATGTGCTGCCGCCGGGGCGCTTCGGTACGGTTGCGCACGACCTCGAACATCGGCGCTTTCGATCAGGTTCTGGATCTGTTCAAGAAGGAGGCACGGGCCCTTGCCGCGCTGGCGCACCCCAATGTGGTGGGCGTTCACCAGATCTTCGAGGAGAACGGCACCGGCTACATGGCGCTCGATTACGTCGACGGCCCTGACCTGCTGGACCTTTACGAGAAGGACCCGGCCCGGTTCACCCCGGCGGAACTCAATCGCATCCTGCTCTGCCTGCTGGATGCGCTCCGATACGTCCATGACAGCGGCACGCTGCATCGCGACATCTCGCCCGACAACATCCTGATGGGTCCAGATGACGCCCCGATCCTGATTGATTTCGGCTCCGCCCGCGCCGGGGCCGCCCGGACAAGCCGCATCCTCAGCCAGGTTTTCACCGTCAAGGACGGTTACTCGCCGCAGGAGTTCTACCTGACCGACAGCCCGCAGGGCCGCTCCAGCGATCTCTATGCGCTCGCGGCGACCATGTATCACCTCGTCACCGGCGCGCCGCCGCCCCACTCGAACCAACGGCTCGCCCATGTGGCCGAGGGCAAGCCCGACCCCTACGTGCCGCTGCGCGGCAACTGGCCGGGATTTGACGGGCGGTTTCTGGAAGCCATCGACCAGTGCCTGAGTGTTTTCCCGAAGGACCGGATGGACTCGGCTGGCCAATGGGCCGCCTTCCTCGTGGCCGAACGCCGGACGGGCAAGCCCGACACCCGAACGGACGAAGACGCAGGCATCGAACGCCGGATCACTGACTTGGTCGAGGAGACCCGTAAGGCCATCGAGGAGGATCGCCGCAAGGGCGTGGCGCACAAGCAGGTCCGTCCGCGTACCGTGAGGGCGCCCGCGCCGCCGCCCCGTGGTCGCGACCCGAGCTATTGGGCGATCCTCAACGAAGACCCGCAGGAGCTTGCCCGCGAGGCCGCCGCGTGGCGGGCGCGGGAGACGCAGCGCCGGACCGCGCAGGCCGAGGGCGCGGCAATGGGCGAGGCGGAAGGCGTAGGCGCCACGGAGAACGCCACGGAGAACGGCACGGAGGCCGGGCCGGAACCGCACAAAGGGTTCTCACTCGCCGGGCTGCTCGGGCTGCGGCGCGACAAGGGCAGGCCCTGA
- the nrdE gene encoding class 1b ribonucleoside-diphosphate reductase subunit alpha — protein MLDASLTQGLDYHALNAMLNLYDAEGKIQFEADKMAARQYFLQHVNQNTVFFHSLDEKLGYLVDEGYYEPQVLDQYSKNFQRAIWDAAYGKKFRFPTFLGAFKYYTSYTLKTRDGQRYLERYEDRVVMNALALARGEEALAMQLMEEILSGRFQPATPTFLNAGKKARGEFVSCFLLRLEDNMESIGRGINSALQLSKRGGGVALMLTNIREHGAPIKGIENQSSGVIPVMKLLEDSFSYANQLGARQGAGAVYLNAHHPDILRFLDTKRENADEKIRIKTLSLGVVIPDVTFELAKKNEDMYLFSPHDVEKVYGCAFSEISVTEKYDEMVDNPKIRKKKINARAFFQTLAEIQFESGYPYIMFEDTVNKANPIAGRIAMSNLCSEILQVNEPSAFNDDLSYAQMGTDISCNLGSMNIARAMDGGDLGASVGTAIRALNAVSEMSAIDSVPSIRKGNDEGHAIGLGQMNLHGFLARERIHYGSPEGVEFTSVYFAAVLYHALSASCALAQEKGSWFKGFEASAYADGSFFDKYVSRTWRPESAEVKALFKKFGITLPTKKDWAALKADVMEHGLYNRNLQAVPPTGSISYINYATSSIHPITAKVEIRKEGKIGRVYYPAPYMTGENLEFYRDAYEIGPEAIIDTYAAATEHVDQGLSLTLFFPAEASTRDINRAQIYAWKKGIKTIYYIRLRQAALEGTEVEGCVSCTL, from the coding sequence ATGCTTGACGCCAGCCTGACGCAGGGCCTCGACTACCACGCGCTGAACGCGATGCTGAACCTCTACGACGCCGAGGGAAAGATCCAGTTCGAGGCCGACAAGATGGCCGCGCGGCAGTACTTCCTGCAGCACGTCAACCAGAACACGGTGTTCTTCCACTCGCTTGACGAGAAGCTCGGCTACCTCGTGGACGAGGGCTATTACGAGCCGCAGGTGCTGGACCAGTACTCCAAGAACTTCCAGCGGGCGATCTGGGATGCGGCCTACGGAAAGAAGTTCCGCTTTCCGACCTTCCTCGGCGCCTTCAAGTATTACACCTCCTACACGCTGAAAACGCGGGACGGGCAGCGTTACCTCGAGCGTTACGAGGACCGGGTGGTGATGAACGCGCTCGCGCTGGCGCGCGGTGAGGAGGCGCTGGCCATGCAGCTGATGGAAGAGATCCTCTCCGGCCGCTTCCAGCCCGCGACGCCCACCTTCCTGAACGCCGGCAAGAAGGCGCGGGGCGAGTTCGTTTCGTGCTTCCTGCTGCGGCTAGAAGACAACATGGAGAGCATCGGGCGCGGCATCAACTCGGCGCTTCAACTGAGCAAGCGTGGCGGCGGCGTCGCCCTGATGCTGACCAACATCCGCGAGCACGGTGCGCCGATCAAAGGGATCGAGAACCAGTCTTCCGGCGTGATCCCGGTGATGAAGCTGCTGGAGGATTCCTTCAGCTATGCCAATCAGCTGGGCGCGCGGCAGGGGGCGGGGGCGGTGTATCTGAACGCGCACCACCCCGATATTTTGCGCTTTCTCGACACCAAGCGCGAGAACGCCGACGAGAAGATCCGCATCAAGACGCTGAGCCTTGGCGTGGTGATCCCCGATGTGACCTTCGAGCTGGCGAAGAAAAACGAGGACATGTACCTCTTCTCGCCCCATGACGTTGAAAAGGTCTATGGCTGCGCCTTCTCGGAGATTTCTGTCACCGAGAAATACGACGAGATGGTCGACAACCCGAAGATCCGGAAGAAGAAGATCAACGCCCGCGCCTTCTTCCAAACGCTGGCCGAGATCCAGTTTGAGAGCGGCTATCCCTACATCATGTTCGAGGACACGGTGAACAAGGCCAACCCGATCGCGGGCCGCATCGCCATGTCGAACCTCTGCTCCGAGATCCTTCAGGTCAACGAACCCTCGGCGTTCAATGACGATCTGAGCTATGCGCAGATGGGCACCGATATTTCCTGCAACCTCGGCAGCATGAACATCGCCCGCGCGATGGACGGCGGCGACCTTGGTGCCTCGGTCGGCACCGCGATCCGGGCGCTGAACGCGGTGAGCGAGATGTCGGCCATCGACTCCGTGCCCTCGATCCGCAAGGGCAATGACGAGGGCCATGCCATTGGCCTCGGCCAGATGAACCTGCACGGCTTCCTCGCCCGCGAGCGCATTCACTATGGCTCGCCCGAGGGGGTGGAGTTCACCTCCGTCTATTTTGCCGCCGTGCTCTATCATGCGCTCTCCGCCTCCTGCGCGTTGGCGCAAGAAAAGGGCAGCTGGTTCAAGGGGTTCGAAGCGTCAGCCTATGCCGATGGCAGCTTTTTTGACAAATACGTCAGCCGCACCTGGCGGCCCGAAAGCGCCGAGGTGAAGGCGCTGTTCAAGAAGTTCGGCATCACCCTGCCCACCAAGAAGGATTGGGCCGCGCTGAAGGCCGACGTGATGGAGCACGGGCTCTACAATCGCAACCTTCAGGCCGTGCCGCCCACCGGCTCGATCAGCTACATCAACTACGCCACTTCGTCGATCCACCCGATCACCGCCAAGGTGGAGATCCGCAAGGAGGGCAAGATCGGCCGTGTCTACTACCCCGCGCCCTACATGACCGGTGAGAACCTCGAGTTCTACCGCGACGCCTATGAGATCGGCCCCGAGGCGATTATCGACACCTATGCCGCGGCCACCGAGCATGTGGATCAGGGGCTTTCGCTGACACTGTTCTTCCCCGCCGAGGCAAGTACGCGCGATATCAACCGCGCCCAGATCTACGCTTGGAAGAAGGGGATCAAGACGATCTACTACATCCGCCTGCGCCAGGCCGCGCTGGAGGGCACCGAAGTCGAGGGCTGCGTGTCCTGCACGCTGTAA
- a CDS encoding FHA domain-containing protein, with protein MKFIGDLIPKRRPVHVDAPISAIAPTAGPDALDEAVEALAGDPDGQGARGPVRVVEGGQRPERQPGEARRKAVAAAARIEGIPREAPPEPAAPAIWDIEAPEADLPPPPTPDRAAPADPAVAPEPLHQAPAPVTPPIDPPLNPPRDAASDRVRTRLIGFGTEPQSDAFSATAARAEDTRFPIGWLVVVEGAGRGASFTLTSGLSTIGRGADQAICLDFGDTAISRECHAAVAYDEEERRVLVGHGGRSNIVRLNGEPLVSREEMQNGDLIRLGKTTLRFVAFCGPDFDWEQGAEGAADE; from the coding sequence ATGAAGTTCATCGGAGACCTGATCCCGAAACGGCGCCCCGTTCATGTGGACGCCCCGATTTCAGCTATTGCGCCGACGGCTGGACCGGATGCGCTGGATGAAGCTGTTGAGGCTTTGGCCGGCGATCCGGACGGGCAGGGCGCGCGCGGCCCGGTGCGGGTTGTGGAGGGCGGGCAGCGCCCGGAGCGCCAGCCCGGTGAGGCGCGGCGCAAGGCCGTGGCTGCCGCGGCGCGGATCGAGGGCATTCCGCGCGAGGCGCCGCCCGAACCTGCTGCGCCCGCGATCTGGGATATCGAAGCGCCGGAAGCCGACCTGCCGCCGCCGCCCACCCCGGATCGCGCGGCGCCCGCGGACCCGGCTGTGGCACCCGAACCGCTCCACCAAGCACCGGCCCCGGTCACGCCGCCGATCGATCCACCCCTGAATCCCCCACGCGATGCCGCCAGTGACAGGGTGCGCACCCGGCTCATCGGCTTTGGCACAGAGCCGCAATCCGATGCCTTCTCCGCCACGGCCGCACGGGCCGAAGATACCCGCTTTCCGATCGGCTGGCTTGTGGTGGTGGAGGGCGCCGGGCGCGGTGCGTCTTTCACCCTCACCTCCGGGCTTTCGACCATCGGGCGCGGCGCCGATCAGGCCATCTGCCTCGACTTCGGCGACACCGCCATATCGCGCGAGTGCCACGCCGCCGTGGCCTATGATGAAGAGGAGCGCCGCGTGCTGGTCGGCCACGGAGGGCGCTCTAACATCGTCCGCCTGAATGGCGAGCCGCTGGTTTCGCGCGAGGAGATGCAGAACGGCGACCTGATCCGCCTCGGCAAGACGACGCTCCGCTTCGTGGCCTTCTGCGGGCCTGACTTCGACTGGGAGCAGGGCGCGGAAGGCGCGGCGGATGAGTAG
- a CDS encoding dynamin family protein codes for MNSQVQPHRVRADSTAPSAKPRIALLGEFSAGKSTLANVLLGQNVSPVQVTATQMPPIWYSHGQPACTGIRADGSEVPIPGANLTSEVLDGVRAVRVSMETEVLQFCDLIDMPGTSDPNLSMPTWEAMLSVIDGVIWCTPASQAWRQSEAALWEEVGGDLADSSMLLVTRMDKIAEAGNRERILDRVRRETAGNFSNILGISLTEALRAGRDDALLEACGGHAVAQSLMEMIHRAERRAPVKHVGTGASQ; via the coding sequence ATGAACAGCCAGGTCCAACCGCACCGCGTCCGCGCGGACAGCACAGCGCCCAGTGCGAAGCCGCGCATCGCTCTTCTGGGAGAGTTTAGCGCCGGCAAGAGCACACTGGCCAACGTGCTGCTCGGGCAAAATGTCAGCCCGGTGCAGGTCACCGCGACCCAGATGCCCCCGATCTGGTACAGCCACGGGCAACCGGCCTGCACCGGCATCCGCGCCGATGGCAGCGAGGTGCCCATCCCCGGCGCAAACCTGACTTCTGAGGTCTTGGACGGCGTCCGGGCCGTCAGGGTATCGATGGAGACCGAGGTGCTGCAATTTTGCGACCTCATCGACATGCCCGGCACCTCAGACCCCAACCTCTCGATGCCCACATGGGAGGCCATGCTCTCCGTCATCGACGGGGTCATCTGGTGCACGCCCGCCTCCCAGGCCTGGCGACAGTCCGAGGCCGCGCTCTGGGAGGAGGTCGGCGGTGACCTCGCGGACAGTTCCATGCTGCTCGTCACACGGATGGACAAGATCGCAGAGGCGGGAAACCGGGAGCGCATTCTCGACCGGGTGCGGCGTGAGACAGCGGGGAATTTCAGCAACATTCTCGGCATCTCGCTAACAGAGGCGCTACGTGCGGGCCGTGACGATGCCTTGCTGGAAGCCTGCGGCGGCCACGCCGTCGCGCAGAGCCTGATGGAGATGATCCACCGCGCCGAGCGCCGCGCGCCCGTCAAGCACGTCGGGACAGGGGCCAGCCAATGA
- a CDS encoding nucleoside triphosphate pyrophosphohydrolase family protein — translation MGRDTLSIVREWHEAFDVPVAPAPGIPEARAEMRLAILEEEVAELRTAVEAGDMTEVLDAL, via the coding sequence ATGGGGCGCGACACGCTCTCCATCGTGCGCGAGTGGCACGAGGCCTTCGATGTGCCGGTGGCCCCTGCCCCGGGCATCCCGGAGGCGCGGGCAGAGATGCGGCTGGCGATCCTCGAGGAAGAGGTCGCCGAGCTGCGGACCGCCGTCGAGGCGGGCGACATGACCGAGGTGCTCGATGCGCTCTGA
- a CDS encoding dynamin family protein: protein MSTDKSPNQSEGVDTDLIKALVGQASQPEPSRKPVPRPRTKTRLMTPPTAQNLPPQGEVESNPPAAFVPEAAKHEAAPPDAPAPGIAPPPAEPAPDAGLAWLADMACSESAEARRASLLARALEGFTPLAEDLAKLEAEARQLAKHANPEVAGEARRLLLRLAEFEPSVVMIGQVKAGKTSLVNAMIGTPGLLPADVNPWTSVVTSLHMMPKGKEGAERAAFRFFDEEAWANLLQRGGRVGELANRAGANAELEKVRGQLEEMRERSRQRLGRRFEMLMGQSHDYEEYDQALIERYVCLGDDFWDRTDTSRQRGRFADITRSADLWLNRRELPMSLCIRDTPGVNDTFMIREQITIGAIRGSKLCVVVLSAMQALSSVDLGLIRLISNLKSRDIVIFVNRIDELEDPATSVPQIRESIEETLARSEVPKGVRIIFGSGHWAGHAFDEDLGGIGADSANALMSYAAATPGPEGETADALLWRLSGLPELYAVLAERVASGAGKSFQARFGTSLKNLTRTIDAMKTAADRSGVDPIPGVPANPPVDVTKDIEKLEHEAVTSLTAQLCDARRGFAGRIDRARHTFISRATAALLDHLDRHGETTVWSYDPVGLRTLLRSAFQVHLRDMLRIGEDMYYRTACDLSRILATAQGLEAADDIVAPPPLPEAPPPLALGQTIALDLRGSWWTRFWRRKRGYEAYAESFAQLIEEETTPIIEGLCRDTAERFEGDIRATLIEFVQSQGRVLNSLSRAASAPAVPTGSDQ from the coding sequence ATGAGCACAGACAAATCTCCGAACCAAAGCGAAGGCGTCGATACCGATCTGATCAAGGCGCTTGTCGGGCAGGCCAGCCAGCCCGAGCCGAGCCGCAAGCCTGTGCCTAGGCCGCGCACCAAGACCCGGCTGATGACCCCGCCGACGGCCCAAAATTTGCCGCCTCAAGGCGAAGTGGAGAGCAACCCGCCCGCCGCATTCGTCCCGGAGGCCGCAAAGCATGAGGCAGCGCCGCCAGATGCACCCGCGCCGGGTATCGCCCCACCGCCTGCCGAACCCGCACCCGATGCAGGCCTCGCATGGCTCGCCGACATGGCCTGCTCCGAGAGTGCCGAGGCGCGTCGTGCCTCTTTGTTGGCGCGGGCGCTTGAGGGGTTCACCCCGCTGGCTGAAGACCTCGCCAAGCTCGAGGCGGAGGCCCGGCAACTGGCCAAACACGCCAACCCGGAGGTCGCGGGCGAGGCCCGCCGCCTCTTGCTTCGCTTGGCGGAATTCGAGCCCAGCGTGGTGATGATCGGGCAGGTCAAGGCGGGCAAGACCAGCCTCGTGAACGCCATGATCGGCACCCCCGGCCTGCTGCCCGCCGATGTGAACCCGTGGACCTCCGTCGTGACCTCGCTCCACATGATGCCCAAGGGCAAGGAGGGAGCCGAGCGCGCCGCTTTCCGGTTCTTCGACGAGGAGGCTTGGGCCAACCTCCTGCAACGCGGCGGCCGCGTGGGTGAACTCGCCAACCGGGCGGGCGCAAATGCGGAACTGGAGAAGGTTCGCGGCCAGTTGGAGGAGATGCGCGAGCGGTCCCGCCAACGCCTCGGGCGGCGCTTCGAGATGCTCATGGGGCAGAGCCATGACTACGAAGAATACGATCAGGCACTGATCGAGCGCTATGTCTGCCTTGGCGATGACTTCTGGGATCGCACCGACACCTCCCGCCAGCGTGGCCGCTTTGCCGATATCACCCGCTCCGCAGACCTGTGGCTCAACCGGCGTGAACTGCCGATGAGCCTGTGCATCCGCGATACGCCGGGGGTGAACGACACCTTCATGATCCGCGAGCAGATCACGATCGGCGCGATCCGGGGCAGCAAACTCTGCGTGGTCGTACTGTCGGCGATGCAGGCCCTCTCCTCGGTCGACCTCGGTCTAATCCGGTTGATCTCTAACCTGAAGAGCCGCGACATCGTGATTTTCGTCAACCGGATCGACGAGCTGGAAGATCCGGCAACCTCGGTGCCGCAGATCCGCGAGAGCATCGAGGAGACGCTTGCGCGCAGCGAGGTGCCCAAGGGCGTCCGCATCATCTTCGGCAGCGGCCACTGGGCTGGCCATGCCTTCGATGAGGACCTCGGCGGCATCGGTGCGGACAGCGCGAATGCGTTGATGAGCTACGCCGCCGCCACGCCCGGACCAGAGGGCGAAACCGCCGACGCCCTGCTCTGGCGCCTCTCCGGCTTGCCCGAGCTCTACGCTGTTCTGGCCGAGCGGGTGGCCAGCGGTGCAGGCAAGTCGTTTCAGGCCCGGTTCGGCACCAGCCTGAAGAACCTGACCCGCACGATCGACGCCATGAAAACGGCTGCGGACCGTTCAGGCGTCGATCCGATCCCGGGCGTGCCTGCCAACCCGCCCGTCGATGTGACCAAGGATATCGAGAAGCTGGAACACGAAGCCGTCACCAGCCTCACCGCGCAGCTTTGCGATGCCCGCCGCGGCTTCGCTGGCCGGATCGACCGGGCGCGTCACACCTTCATCAGCCGCGCCACCGCCGCACTGCTGGATCATCTGGATCGCCACGGTGAAACCACCGTCTGGTCCTACGATCCTGTCGGGCTGCGCACCCTGCTGCGCTCCGCCTTTCAGGTTCACCTGCGCGACATGCTGAGGATCGGCGAAGACATGTACTACCGCACCGCCTGCGACCTGAGCCGCATTCTCGCCACTGCGCAGGGGCTGGAAGCGGCCGACGACATCGTCGCACCGCCGCCGCTGCCCGAGGCGCCGCCACCGCTGGCCCTCGGCCAGACCATCGCACTTGATCTCAGAGGGTCATGGTGGACCCGATTTTGGCGCCGCAAGCGCGGGTACGAGGCCTATGCCGAGAGCTTCGCGCAGCTCATCGAGGAAGAAACCACCCCGATCATCGAAGGCCTTTGCCGCGATACCGCGGAACGGTTCGAGGGCGACATCCGGGCCACGCTGATAGAGTTCGTGCAAAGTCAGGGCCGGGTTCTGAACAGCCTCTCGCGCGCGGCCTCGGCGCCCGCTGTGCCGACCGGGTCAGACCAATGA
- a CDS encoding PP2C family protein-serine/threonine phosphatase, which produces MSSLLIDAASASWIGTRSRQEDSVLTNIPQGDEPGLIVLSDGMGGHADGDIASRAIVTEVLADLFLAACRPDAMRVHGADILRRAAEAANIRLRDHTSAGVGQEGMGGTLVSGVIQDGSLRWLSVGDSPLYLMRGDALQRLNEDHSLAPQIDLMVAQGEIDAESAKTHPQRGVLTSALTGGPIAKVDCPDEPMALHPGDIVLFASDGMDALGRTRISELLRDHRHRAASAIAERLIEAVERHGAQDQDNVSVVVVAVRPPPYERVERVTPTHPVPAWRQWAGHVFAGLRPRGTQP; this is translated from the coding sequence ATGAGTAGCCTTCTCATCGACGCCGCCAGCGCCAGCTGGATCGGCACCCGCAGCCGTCAGGAAGATTCGGTGCTTACCAACATCCCGCAGGGGGACGAGCCGGGGCTGATCGTGCTTTCCGACGGCATGGGCGGCCATGCCGATGGTGACATCGCCAGCCGTGCTATCGTGACAGAGGTTCTGGCCGACCTCTTCCTCGCCGCCTGCCGCCCCGATGCCATGCGCGTTCACGGCGCCGATATCCTGCGCCGTGCCGCCGAGGCCGCAAACATCCGGCTCCGCGATCATACCAGCGCGGGCGTCGGGCAGGAGGGCATGGGCGGCACGTTGGTTTCGGGTGTGATTCAGGACGGTAGCCTGCGCTGGCTCTCGGTGGGTGACAGCCCGCTCTACCTGATGCGCGGCGATGCGCTCCAGCGGCTCAATGAAGACCACTCCCTCGCCCCGCAGATCGACCTGATGGTGGCCCAAGGTGAGATCGACGCGGAGAGCGCCAAGACCCATCCGCAGCGCGGCGTGCTTACCTCAGCACTGACCGGCGGGCCGATTGCCAAGGTGGATTGCCCCGACGAGCCGATGGCGCTGCACCCCGGCGATATCGTGCTCTTCGCCAGCGACGGCATGGATGCGCTGGGCCGCACCCGGATCAGTGAGCTCCTGCGCGATCACCGCCACCGCGCGGCCAGCGCCATCGCGGAGCGCCTGATCGAGGCGGTGGAGCGGCACGGCGCACAGGATCAAGATAACGTGTCCGTGGTCGTCGTCGCGGTGCGCCCCCCGCCTTACGAGCGTGTGGAGCGGGTGACCCCCACACATCCCGTCCCGGCCTGGCGCCAGTGGGCCGGGCATGTCTTCGCGGGCCTGCGCCCGAGGGGAACGCAGCCGTGA
- the nrdI gene encoding class Ib ribonucleoside-diphosphate reductase assembly flavoprotein NrdI, translated as MSAARGHLVYFSSGSGNTARLVEKLDLPATRLPMSATAPVPQVTAPFVLITPTYADGEGRGAVAKPVIAFLNRAENRALLRGVIAGGNRNFGATFARAGGVIAAKCNVPLLYRFELAGTETDIARIRAGLDTFWGTQCLTPA; from the coding sequence ATGAGCGCGGCGCGGGGGCATCTGGTTTACTTCTCCAGCGGGTCGGGCAACACCGCCCGTCTGGTGGAGAAGCTGGACCTCCCCGCCACCCGCCTGCCGATGAGCGCGACGGCACCGGTGCCACAGGTCACCGCGCCCTTCGTGCTCATCACCCCGACCTATGCCGACGGCGAAGGCCGGGGCGCGGTGGCCAAGCCGGTCATCGCCTTCTTGAACCGGGCTGAGAACCGGGCGCTCCTGCGCGGCGTGATCGCCGGGGGCAACCGCAATTTCGGCGCCACCTTCGCCCGCGCGGGCGGGGTGATTGCCGCCAAGTGCAACGTGCCGCTGCTCTACCGTTTCGAGCTGGCAGGCACCGAAACCGACATCGCCCGCATCCGCGCCGGGCTCGACACATTCTGGGGAACACAATGCTTGACGCCAGCCTGA
- the nrdF gene encoding class 1b ribonucleoside-diphosphate reductase subunit beta encodes MKDTVTTARPVPAAINWNRLQDDKDLEIWNRLTANFWLPEKVPLSNDIQSWSQLTDDERQLTIRVFTGLTLLDTIQNTVGAPTLMPDAQTPHEEAVLTNIAFMEAVHARSYSSVFSTLCQTSEVDEAFRWSSENEHLQAKSRLILDEYDADSNPLRKKIASVFLESFLFYSGFYLPMHWSSRARLTNTADLIRLIIRDEAIHGYYIGYKFQRAMERLPEAERTELKDFAFALLFDLYDIEARYTEQLYDGLGLTEDVKAFLHYNANKALQNLGFEALFPEDACRVNPAVMAALSPGSDENHDFFSGSGSSYVIGKTVATEDEDWDF; translated from the coding sequence ATGAAAGACACTGTCACCACCGCCCGCCCCGTCCCTGCCGCGATCAACTGGAACCGGCTGCAGGACGACAAGGACCTCGAAATCTGGAACCGGCTCACCGCCAACTTCTGGCTTCCCGAGAAGGTGCCGCTCTCGAACGACATTCAGAGCTGGTCGCAGCTCACCGATGACGAGCGGCAGCTGACGATCCGGGTGTTTACCGGGCTGACCCTGCTCGACACGATCCAGAACACGGTGGGGGCGCCGACGCTTATGCCCGATGCGCAAACGCCCCATGAAGAGGCCGTGCTGACCAATATCGCCTTCATGGAGGCTGTTCACGCGCGCAGCTATTCTTCTGTTTTTTCAACGCTGTGCCAGACCTCGGAGGTTGATGAAGCCTTCCGCTGGTCGTCGGAGAACGAGCACTTGCAGGCCAAGTCGCGGCTGATCCTCGACGAGTATGACGCCGACTCAAACCCGCTGCGGAAGAAGATCGCCAGCGTGTTCCTGGAGAGCTTCCTGTTCTACTCCGGCTTCTACCTGCCGATGCACTGGTCGTCGCGGGCGCGGCTGACCAACACCGCCGACCTGATCCGCCTCATCATCCGCGACGAGGCGATCCATGGCTATTACATCGGCTACAAGTTCCAGCGCGCGATGGAGCGGCTGCCCGAGGCGGAGCGGACAGAGCTGAAGGACTTTGCCTTTGCCCTGCTCTTCGACCTCTACGACATAGAGGCCCGCTACACCGAGCAGCTCTACGACGGGCTGGGGCTGACCGAAGATGTGAAGGCGTTCTTGCACTACAACGCCAACAAGGCGTTGCAGAACCTCGGCTTCGAGGCGCTCTTCCCCGAGGATGCCTGCCGGGTGAACCCGGCGGTCATGGCCGCGCTGTCGCCCGGCTCGGACGAGAACCACGACTTCTTCTCGGGCTCCGGCTCAAGCTACGTTATTGGCAAGACGGTGGCGACAGAGGACGAGGACTGGGACTTCTGA
- the nrdH gene encoding glutaredoxin-like protein NrdH — MTITVYSKPACVQCTATTRALEARGLPFDVIDLTEDETAMEMVQGLGYRQAPVVVAGDDHWAGFRPDMIGRLS; from the coding sequence ATGACCATCACCGTCTATTCCAAACCCGCCTGCGTGCAGTGCACCGCAACCACCCGCGCCCTCGAGGCCCGCGGCCTGCCGTTTGACGTGATCGACCTCACCGAGGACGAAACCGCGATGGAGATGGTGCAGGGCCTCGGCTACCGGCAGGCTCCCGTCGTCGTTGCCGGTGACGACCACTGGGCCGGGTTCCGCCCCGACATGATCGGCCGGCTCTCCTGA